TCTGAGCGCGATGCTCCGGAGGTCGCTCCGTCAGATCGATCTCCTGGCGCCCCTCGGCTCCGCGGAGCTGGCGGTCCTCCTCCCCGAGACCGCGGCCTCGGGCGCGCGGAGCGTCGCCGAGCGGATCCGCGCCCTGGCCGCACGTGTCATCGTCAAGAGCGCGCCCGGCGGCGGCCGTCCGTCGCTTCCCGTCAAGGCGTCGGTGACGGTCGGCGTCTGCGACGCTCCACGGGACGGAGTGACGACGCCGGAAGCCTTTTTGGAGACGGCGCGCGCGGCGCGACGTCTCGGCGAAGACGCGGGCGGGGACCGCACCGAGGTCGTCACGGGCTGAGCCCGCGGACGCCGCGCAGCAGCCGCCGGGGTCCGCGAAGGAACCCCCGTTCCCGCATGCTATTCTCCGAAGCGCGTGGCTTTTCGGATGCGGATGAGACCCCCCCTCGCCCTCCTTCCCACGATCCTCGTGGCGGCTCTGGCGTCGGCGGCGCTGCCGGCCCGGGCCGAGCCGCAGGTGCTCCCGTTCCGCGATCTCAAGACCGGGATGAAAGGGACGGGCAAGACGGTCTTCCATGGCGAGACGATCGAGAGCTTCGACGTCGAGATCGTCGGCCTCCTGCCGAACATCGGTCCCGACCAGGACCTCATCCTGGCGCGTTGCTCCGGCGGCCCGCTCCAGGAGTCGGGAATCCTCGCCGGCATGAGCGGCTCTCCGGTCTACATCGACGGCAAGCTGATCGGCGCGGTCGCCTATAGCTGGGGATTCGCCAAGGAGCCGCTCGCCGGCATCACGCCGATCGAGGAGATGCTGAAGGTCGGCGCGAGAGACGCCGGACGAGCCAAGGCGAGGCCGGCGAGCCGCCTCTCCTGGATGGACGCCCTCCGGACGATGCAATCTCCCTCCGGGCTCGGGGCGTTCCTCGTCTCGCGTTTCGCCGGTCTCACCGCGACACCCGCCGGCAGCAGCGCGTCCCTTCCGCTCGCGATCGGCGGCATCGGCCCTCTGGGGATCGCAAGGATGACGCCGGAGCTGCGCAGCACCGGCCTGCTGCCGCTTCAATCGGTCGCCGCGGGCCAAACGCGGGCGGGACCGGCGGCGCCGCTCCAGCCCGGATCGGCGATCGGGGTCCAGCTCACGCGAGGCGACGTCGAGATGACCGCCACCGGCACCGTGACGTGGGTCGACGGCGATGCCGTCTACGCCTTCGGCCACCCGCTCTACGGGTTGGGCGACGTCGACTTGCCGCTCACCGCGGCGCGCGTCGAGGCGATCCTGCCGAGCTTCGAATCGTCGGCGAAGCTCGCGATCCCCCTGCGCGAGATGGGCGCGTTTCGCCAGGACCGCGCGACGGCGATCTTCGGACGTCTCGGTGCGACGCCGGCGATGATCCCGATCCGGCTGACGCTCACCGACGGGGGCGGCGGCCGGCGCGACCTGGCCTTCGACATCGTCGACGACCCTCTCGTGACGCCGATCCTCCTCTACAGCGCGCTCAACGGCGTCATGGCGACGTTCGAGCGCACCTTCGGGAACGCCGCGGTCCGGCTACGGCAGGGCTCGGTGATCAAGCTCGATGGTACCGACGACGTACGCCTCGACAACTTCTTCTCCGGCGACACGGCGGCAACGGACGCGAGCGGTCTCTCCGCGTTCCTGC
The Candidatus Polarisedimenticolaceae bacterium DNA segment above includes these coding regions:
- a CDS encoding diguanylate cyclase, whose product is MSVRVLVLGPVSDDVRAALAALPGGAEIVATPDAHAALAVLAAAPPDLLVEGEHALGAALSASAFKGALAIEFARAMRYRHPLSLLVVGIDRETGIVSSHGEGSVHRLRESLSAMLRRSLRQIDLLAPLGSAELAVLLPETAASGARSVAERIRALAARVIVKSAPGGGRPSLPVKASVTVGVCDAPRDGVTTPEAFLETARAARRLGEDAGGDRTEVVTG
- a CDS encoding SpoIVB peptidase S55 domain-containing protein, coding for MRPPLALLPTILVAALASAALPARAEPQVLPFRDLKTGMKGTGKTVFHGETIESFDVEIVGLLPNIGPDQDLILARCSGGPLQESGILAGMSGSPVYIDGKLIGAVAYSWGFAKEPLAGITPIEEMLKVGARDAGRAKARPASRLSWMDALRTMQSPSGLGAFLVSRFAGLTATPAGSSASLPLAIGGIGPLGIARMTPELRSTGLLPLQSVAAGQTRAGPAAPLQPGSAIGVQLTRGDVEMTATGTVTWVDGDAVYAFGHPLYGLGDVDLPLTAARVEAILPSFESSAKLAIPLREMGAFRQDRATAIFGRLGATPAMIPIRLTLTDGGGGRRDLAFDIVDDPLVTPILLYSALNGVMATFERTFGNAAVRLRQGSVIKLDGTDDVRLDNFFSGDTAATDASGLSAFLLYLVMNNDWSTPRVKGVNLLLDYDREPRTATLRRITLDRYRVKAGGSVTARVLVSPYRGPDQTLTRQIEIPPETPPGPLTLQVGSAASMNRADDVDGPVSPRDLDQLIVLINRLRRNDRVYLLASRGDVGALLGGARLPNLPPSVTTLLTRPRSWGNYASMPQRGVLEDEIPADAALEGFARVTLEVEAP